The following proteins are encoded in a genomic region of Catellatospora sp. TT07R-123:
- the msrA gene encoding peptide-methionine (S)-S-oxide reductase MsrA — MFLRHKKLDLPTPAEALPGRDVSMHVPARHYVLGTPLVGPWPEGLQTAVVGMGCFWGAERLYWKTDGVYSTAVGYAGGSTPNPTYEETCSGMTGHTEAVLVVFDPQVVSYAEILKIFWENHDPTQGMRQGNDIGTQYRSAVYTTSPEQAAEVAASREAFQPVVNASGYGEITTEIGPLTHFYYAEDYHQQYLAKNPNGYCGIGPNGMSCPIGVARTDA, encoded by the coding sequence ATGTTCCTTCGCCACAAGAAGCTCGACCTGCCCACCCCCGCCGAGGCGCTGCCCGGACGGGATGTCTCCATGCACGTGCCCGCCCGCCACTACGTGCTCGGCACCCCGCTGGTCGGCCCCTGGCCCGAAGGGTTGCAGACGGCTGTGGTCGGCATGGGCTGCTTCTGGGGAGCCGAGCGGCTGTACTGGAAGACCGACGGCGTCTACTCGACCGCGGTCGGCTACGCCGGCGGCAGCACCCCCAACCCGACGTACGAGGAGACCTGCTCGGGGATGACCGGGCACACCGAGGCGGTGCTGGTCGTGTTCGACCCGCAGGTGGTCTCGTACGCGGAGATCCTCAAGATCTTCTGGGAGAACCACGACCCGACCCAGGGCATGCGCCAGGGCAACGACATCGGGACGCAGTACCGGTCGGCGGTGTACACGACCAGCCCGGAGCAGGCGGCCGAGGTGGCGGCGTCGCGCGAGGCGTTCCAGCCGGTGGTGAACGCGTCGGGGTACGGGGAGATCACGACCGAGATCGGGCCGCTGACCCACTTCTACTACGCCGAGGACTACCACCAGCAGTATTTGGCCAAGAACCCCAACGGGTACTGCGGCATCGGCCCCAACGGCATGAGCTGCCCCATCGGGGTCGC